The following nucleotide sequence is from Chloroflexota bacterium.
CCGCTTCTGGCTCACCTGATCCAGCTCGCGACGTTCACGCTCAGCGCGCTGGTGCTCATGCGGCGACTTCGCGGCGACGTGGTCTACAGCCGCGACCTGTTTCCGCTGACGCTGACGACGCTGCGCCGCGGCGCCGGCGTGCGCACTTGCTTCGAATGCCACACGCTGCCGCGGTCGGCGCCGTCGCAGCGTTTGCACCTGTGGGCCGCGCGCCGGGTAGACCGGATCGTGGTCATTTCGTCCGCGCTGCGACGGTGGTACCTGGAACGCGGTCTGCCGCCCGAGCGCGTGCTCGTGGCGCACGACGCGGCCCCCGCCGCCGCATTCGACCTCGAGCCGCGGGCCACGGCGCGCCAGGCGCTCAATCTCGCACCGGACGCGCCGCTCGTCTGCTACGTGGGCCACCTCTACGCCTGGAAGGGCGTCGACACGCTCATTGCGGCCACGGCGAAGCTGCCCGAGTCCGTGCAGGTTGCCATCGTCGGGGGCGTGCCGCCGGACCTCGACCGGGTGCGCCGGCTTGCCGGCACCAGGCGCAACGTGCGGACCACGGGCCATCGCCCGCCGGCCGAGGCGAGGCGCTACCTTGCCGCGGCCGACGTGGCGGTGATCCCCTTCAGCGGCCGAACGCTCATCGCGCGCGAGCACACCTCGCCGCTGAAGATGTTCGAGTACATGGCGGCCGGCGTTCCCATCGTGGCCAGCGATCTGCCGTCGCTGCGCGAGGTGCTGCGCCACGAGCACAACGCGCTGCTCGTGCCTGCCGACGATAATGCGGCGCTCGCCGCCGCCATCGAGCGCCTGTTGAGCGACCATGAGCTCGCCGCCCGCCTGGCGCGCACGGCTCGGAATGAGGTAGCGGACTGCACGTGGAATCGACGCGCGGCCAGGATCGTGGAGTTCCTCGACCTGCCGCAGCCGGCCTGACGCGCGCCGCCGCCCGGCTGGGGCGAGCGGCCGAGCGCCTGGAGCACGCCGGCGCCGGCCGGCACCGGCTGCTGGTGGCTATCGGACTGCTCGCGCCGCTTCTCATCCTGTACCGCGGCGTGCTGTTTGCGGGCGAGGCCTGGCTCGATTTTGACCTGCTCTTGACCTTCCAGCCGCGATACCGCCTGCTGGCGGCTGGCCTCGCGGAGGGCCGGATTCCGTTGTGGATGGACGGCGTCCTCGGCGGATTCCCCGTGGCGTTTTCCGAGTTTGGCTGGTTCTATCCACTGACCTGGGGCCTGCTGCGCGTCTTCGAACCGCTAAGGGCCTATTTCATCGAGACATCGCTTGGCCTGATGCTGGCGGCGGCCTCGGCCTATGGCCTGGGTCGCGTGTGGGGCCTGTCGCGGCGCGGGGCGTTTCTCGCTGCTTTCCTCTACGCCTATAGCCCATTCGTGTTTGCGACGGCCCGCCTCCTCAACTGGGCCGACATCTTTTTTGTACTGCCCGCCGGTCTGCTGGCCATCGAACGCATTGCGCAGGGACGCCGGGCGTGGGCCGTCGGGCTCGCGGTCATCACCGGCATCGCGGGCCTCGGGGGATCGCCGCAGATTGCCCTGCTCTTCGTCTCGGTTTGGCTGGTGTATGCCCTGTTTCGTCTCACCTGGACGTGGTGCGAGGCCGGGCGGGCGCCCGCGTTCGAAGTTGGCGCTTGGCTGCTCGCGTCCGTCGTCCTGGGCCTGGCCCTGGGCGCCGTGCGATTTCTGCCGACCATTGAAACCACCGCGCTTTCCGGGCGCGCGGGGGGGCTGGAATACACCGCAGCGGCCGCCGGCTCGATCCCGCCCTGGAACCTGGTGCTCGGCTACCTCTACCCGTCGTTCGAGTTTCCGCGCGTGCTCGACGAGACGCTCAACGCCGAAGAGCTGCTCTATCTCGGGATTCTCACGCCCGTGCTCACTCTGCTCGCGCTGGTGGCCGCGCGCCGGCACCGCGTCGTGCGATTCCTCGCCGTGCTCGTCGTCGTCGCCTGGGTGCTGGCCATGGGCGCCTACAGCCTTGGGTTTCCGCTGCTGCACAAGCTGCCGTTGTTCAGCTTCTTCCGCGACCCCTCGCGGTTCGGGATTCCGGCGACGTTCGGCCTGGCCTTCCTCGCGGCCTTCGGCTTCGAGCTGCTGCCCCGGCCCGACCTGGCGGCCGCGCGGGCGGTTGGCTGGCTGGTGCGCGCCTGGACCTGGCTGGCCGGCCTCATCGCCGGAGGCACCCTGGCCGCCACGATTACGCTCACCGGCTTCGCCTTCTTGATCGTGCCCTATGGCTACGACTACATCGACCGCGTGATCGTCGGGTCCGAGGGCCGCTTTCTGACCGCCGAGCGCTACTACCGCACCTTCGACCAGCTGTACGCGCGGCTCGAATCGGCGTTCAGCCTGGCGGGGTCCACGCCTCGACTGGTGCTGGTGACCGCGGTGCTCGGCGCGTTGCTGATCTGGGCGTATCGACGCGGCGCGCTGCGGGGCGTGCACGCGCAAATCGGCGTTGGCGCCGTGCTCGCGGTCGACCTGCTGCTGGCGCCCGGCCACGTCATTCCCACGGTGCCGGCCGAGTGGTACGACCGTCCCTCGCCGCTGCTAGCCGTTTCCGCCGACGATCGCGACGGACGGTTCTTTTCCTATCGCGCCCAGGCCCAGAAGTTCGAGCTGTCGACGGCGACCGGCGATCGCCTGTTGCGCGATCAGCGCGACCTGCTGGAGTGGGTGTTTCTCACCGCCACTCGCGCCCCGAATCTGGCGCTGGACGGCGGGCCAAGGACGATTGACGGCTACGAAAACCTGATGCCACGCAGCACGGCGGAGTTTCTGGCGTTTGTCGGCAGCGAACGCGCCATCGTGCCCGGCTTCGCCAGCGACGCCTCGCTCGACGCCGCCGCACGCCTCGACATCCTGGAGTCCCGTCTGGGCGCTCTCGCCGCGGCTAACGTCCGGTACATCACGTCGGGGGTGCCGCTGCCGATTGAGGGACTGCGCGAAGTGCATGCGGGCACGGTCCCGCTGCCCGATTGGGCCGGCGTGGAGCAGCCGCTGTACGTCTATGAGATCGACAACTGGCGCCCCGAGGCCTGGATCGCGCGACGCTGGTCCGTCGTCGACGATCCCGAGTCCATGCTGGAACAGCTCGCGGAGCGACCCGAGCACGCGTTTGTGTCGCGTGACCCCGGCATCGATCCGGGGCAAGACTCGAGCCGGTCCGACGTCATCGGCCCCATCGCCCGCGGCCCGGAGCGCATCGACCTCAGCGTCGATCTGGCCGCGCCGGGCCTGCTGGTGCTCAACCACGCACCGAATCCCGGCTGGAGCGCCGAGGTGAACGGCCGTCCGGCGGAAATCTTGACCGTCAACCTTGTGGCGCGCGGTCTCGCGCTCCCGGCGGGCGCGCACGAGATCAGCATGCGGTTCGAGCCGCCGGGGTTTGCGGCGGGCGTGGTCGCGTCGCTGGTTGCCACGGGTCTGTTGGCGCCGCTGCTGGCGTTGAGCGTTTGGAGGCAGCGGCGGTGAAGCTGGCGATCGTGGCCGATGAGCTGGATCCCAGCAATGGGTGGGGGCGCTACGCCGGCGAGCTGGCGCGCGGGCTGATTGCGGCGGGCGTCGACGTGCGATTGGTCACGCCCGGCGGCGCGATGCCCGACGACCTGCGCGCGCATCCGGACCATGCGCCGATCCCGTCGTTTCGCGCCGGCACGCCCCACTTCGCGCGCTTGCTGGCAAGGACCATCCGTCCCTTGTGGAGCGCGCTGCGCGGTGTGGACGCCGTCCACTGCATGGTCGAGCCCTACGCCCCGGCCGTTGCCCTCGCCGCCGGCCTCCGCCCTCTGTTCGTGTCGCTCGTCGGCACCTATTCGGTGCCGTCCAGCCGAGTTTGGCTGGAGTCGCACATGCTGCGCCTAGCCATGCGCCGCGCGCGGAGACTGATCGCCATCAGCCGCTATACCGAGCAGCGGGTGCGGCGGGACACGGGATTCAGCCACTCCACCGTCGTGCCGCTGGCCGTGCGGGCGGATGAATTCGCCGTCCCCGACCCGCCGCCCGCGCGCGAGGCCGGGCTGGTGCTCGCGGTCGGTGAACCGAAGCCGCGCAAAGGCTTCGACGTGGCGTTGGAGGCCTTCGCCGGCGTGCGCGCGCGGCTGCCCCAGTCGCGATTCGTCATCGTGGGGCCGTATGCGCCACGCTCGTCGTTCGTGGCACGGCTCCGTGAACGCATCCGCGGCCTGGGCCTGGAAGACGACGTAGTCCTCACCGGAGCCGTGAGCCACGATGAGCTGGTGCGCTGGTATGCCCGCGCCTCCGTGGTCGTCATGCCCTACCGCTCGGTTGGACGCGACTTCGAGGGGTTCGGCCTGGTGCTGCTCGAGGCCGGCGCCTGCGGCGCGCCCGTGATCAGCTCACTGGACTCCCCGGCGGAGGAGATCGTGGCGCACGGCGAGACCGGGCTGTTGGTCGCACCGGGCGATGTGACAGCGCTGGAGGCGGCAATGCTCGAGGTGCTGACCTCCGCGGACGAGCGCCGGCGCCTCGGGGAGGGCGGCAGAGCCCACGCGACGACCATGACCTGGGAGCGATCGACGGCCCAACTCATCGACGTCTACGAGCAGACGATCAGCCGGTCCATCCGGCAAGGGTCGTGACATGACGGCTGAAGCACCCCAACGCGAGTCGTCCTCGACCCTGGGCGAGCGAGCCGTGCGCGGGGTAGTCGCGCTGGGCGTGCGTGAGGGCGGCATGAAGCTCGTGTCGTTTACGGGCGACATTGCGCTGTATCGCCTGCTCACGACGGCCGACTTCGGCGTCGTCGTGCCGATCGCCTTCCTCGCCGGCATCATCAAGCAGTTCACGGATGTTGGGCTGCATCCGAGCGTGATCCAGCGCCGGGACGATCCCAGCCGGTCCGATTTGCGCGCCGTGTTCACCTTGCATCTAGGGCTGGTGACTCTTGCCGCGGCCATCGTTGTATTCGCCGGCCCGCCGATGCTCACGGAATGGATCGGCGTAGACGCCGATCCGTGGATGATCCGCATCTTCGGAATCTCCATCTGGCTTTCGGCGTTTCGGCTCGTGCCGGCGGCGCTGCTCGAGCGTCACCTGCGCTTTGGTCGCCTGGCTGCCGCGGACATCGCCGGCACGGTGTGGTATTTCAGCGCCGGGATCGGGTTCGCCATCGGCGCGTTCGAGGCCTGGAGCCTGATCATCGCCCACGTCGGGGCAAGCATCGTCTCGACGCTGGCGGTGGTCGTCGCGCGGCCGTGGGCGCCAATTCCAACCTGGCGGCCCGCGGGGCTGCGGAGCTACCTTCGATTCGGCGCCCAGTTTCAGGGCGCTCGGCTCGCCTTGATGGCGAAAGATTCGCTGATTCCGCTCCTGTCGCCGCGCACGGTCGGCGTTGACGGCACCGGCCTATTGAGCTGGGCGGACAAGATCGCGTCTCAGCCGCTCACGCTGACGCAGTTGGTGTCCAGGGTCACGCTGCCCACGTTTGCCCGCATGCAGGACGATATGGAGCGGGTGCGGCGCGGCGCGGAGCTTACGCTCAAGTGGAACGCCATCGTGACGCTGCCGGCCTTCGCGGCGGTGATCGCTTTCGCGCCGGAGATTGCGATCTACATCTACAGCGAGCAGTGGCTACCGGCGATCCCGGCACTCTACGCGCTGGCGGCCAGCGCCGTCCTCGTACCGATCAACGGCCTGCTCACGCCGATCCTCGCGGCGCTCGGCCGGACGCGCGTCATTCTCGTGATCGCGATCGTCTGGGCGGTGGCGGCGTGGGCGCTGGCTATTGGCCTCAGCACGGCCGGACTGGAGCTACTCGCTATCCCGATTGCCCTGGCGGCCACCCAATTCGCCGCGGCGCTGGTGCTACTACCGCTGGCACGGGACGTTTTCGACTTCCGCCTGCTGCGGCACCTCGTGCGACCGCTGGCCGCGGCTGTGCTGGCGGGCGCCTTCGGTCGCCTGGTCATGCTGCCGCTGCTGACCGACTGGGTGCTGCTGATCCAGGGCGGCATCGTGGTCGTGCTGCTTTACGCCGGACTCATCTACCTGATGGATCGCGAGACCATTCGGTACGAGGTCGGCCTGCTCTTCCGACGTCGTGAGCCCGACCCAGGCAAAGGCTCCTGATGCGCGCCGCCGTCAACCTCCGCAACGCCAATCTCATGGTCACCGACGGGCATGGCGAGAGCATGCGCAGCCTCGCGCGCGCCCTAGTGGAAACCGCGGAATCTCACCGGCTCGACCTGCTCATGGATGCTCCGTCACGCTATCCCGGATTCGACGGTCCGAATGCCAGGATTCGCGTGCTGCGGCCCTTCAGGTTCGGCAACCGCCTCCTGACCCAGGCGTTCAGCGGCGACCCCTGGTACCGTGCCCGGGTGCCGCTCGCCCGAGCCTGGCGCGCCGCCGACGTGTACTTCCAGAGCGCTCACGAACCTCCGCCCTTCGTCAGTGGTCCGCCCCACGTCGCGATGGTCCACGACGTGGCGTTCATGCGGCCCGGGGCCGAGGCGTACTTCGACGCGCCGACACGCGACTACCTCGATCGGTGGACGGCGAGCAGCATTCATCGCGCCGACCGCATCCTGGCGGTTTCCGATTGGGTGCGGGACGAGGTCGTGCGGATCTACGGCTTTCCGGCCGAACGGGTGGACGTGGCGCCCCATGGCGTCGACGGCGATCGATTCCGGGCAGACATCGACCCACAATCCGTGAGTGACTCGTTGAGCCGTCTCGGCATCCAGACGCCCTACGTGCTGTTCCTGGGCACGCTGCAGCCGCGCAAGAATCTCGGCACGCTGGCCCGGGCCTATGTTGAGGCCCGGCGGCGCGGCCTCGAACACTCGCTCGTGTTGGCGGGCGTCCCCGGCTGGCGCTACGCGGATGTCGCCGCGGACCTCGAACGCCTAAGCGGCGAGGGAATCCAAATCACGGGCGCGGTCGATGCCCCCGACCTGCCGGCGTTGGTGGCCGGGGCCTCGGCGTTCGTCAGCGTCGCCATTGACGAGGGCTTCGGCATGCCGGTGCTGGAGGCCATGGCCTCGGGCGTGCCGGTGGTCGCGACAAATCAGGGCGGGCTGGCCAACGCCGCCGGCGATGCCGGGATGACCGTCGACCCGCACCAGCCCGACGCCATCGCCGAGGCGCTGCTGCAAGTCACGGGCGACGACCGGCTGCGCGAGGACCTTCGGTCGCGCGGCCTGGCGCGGGCGGCGGAGTTCACCTGGACCCGCACGGCGCGGCGGGCGTGGAAATCGCTGGAGCAAGCATGCGCGTCCTCCTGATCGGGCCCGAGTGGGACACGGGCCTATGGGCCGAATACTGCGGCGCGGGGCTGGAGGCCGGAGGCCATGAGGTGGCGTCGCTGCTCTATGGCCGCGACCTGGCGCGTCCGGTGGGCCTCTGGGGCCGCGTGCGGCGCCGGCTCGCCGGGCCGCATCGATTTCACATCGGTCGGGTGCTCGAGGCCATGCGCCGGGACAACCTGCGCGTGCTGGATGCCGCCGTGCGTCACCGCCCCGATCTCACCGTCGTCCTGAAGGGCGAGGTGCTGCTGCCGGAAACCGTCGAGCGTCTGCGGGACCTTACGTCGGGACCCGTCGTGCAGTGGTGTGGGGACGATCCTTCGTGGTTTCCCCACATCATGGCCGCAGCCCATCTCTACGACCGCTTCTTCCTCGCCGAGCCGTCCTATTCCGCCGACCTCGCGCGGCACAGGGTGGGGGCCGAGTTCATGACCCATGCCGCCGATCCCGACACCTGGGGACCAGCGCCCGACGAAGCCCAAGATCCGCCGGAGTGGGACGTGGTCTTCGTGGGCGACTCGCGGCACAACATGGGGCATTTACCGTCCACGCGCCTGCGCGTGGACCTGGTCGAGGCCGCGGCCCGCAGCGGCCTGCGCGTGGCGGTTTGGGGTCGGGGGTGGGAGAAGCTCGACGCCGACTCGCCCGCGCGGCAGCGGCACGAAGCGCTGACGCTGTTGCCCGCCGCGGCCGTGGCGCAAACCTATCGCCGCGCCAAGATTGCGCTCAACGCGCACCATGCCCAGATGCGCGAAGGCCTGAACATGCGCACGTTCGAGATTCCGGCCGCGGGCGCCTTTCAGCTCTGCGACGCCAAGACGCGGCTCGGCGAGCTGCTCGAGATCGGACACGAAGTTGCCGTCTACGACGGCGTCGACGACATGGTCGACCAGCTGCACCGCTACGCGGGCGACGACGCGGCCCGGGCGCGTATCGCCGAGGCCGGCCGCCGGCGCGTTCTGCGCGACCACACCTACACCGTGCGCATGGCCCAACTCGTCGCGCGATCGCATGGCGAACCGGCCGCCTAGCGTGCCCGCCGGCTCACCGTCGCCGCTACCCACGGCCCTTGCGGAACGCTCCGACCGCGAGCTCTTGCGGCTGGCGATCGAGGCGCACCTGCATCAGCCGGCGATCGCGCTCTGGCGCGCCACCGAGTTCGCCATGTTGCGCGAGGTGGAGTTCGGCGCGCCGGTTCTCGACCTGGGCTGCGGCGGGGGCACGGTCGCCGGAGTGGTGCTTCACGACCACTGGCCACGCGACGGCCTCGAATTGCTCACCAGCGAGGCCCGCGCCGCCCGCGCCCTGGGCGTCTACCGCGGCGTGATTCGGTCGGACGCGACACGGGCGCCGCTGGTTGCAGGCGCCTACGCCACGGTCTTCAGCCAAAGCGTGCTGGAGCACATTCCGGACGACCGGGCCGCCGTGCGCGAGGCGGCGCGCGCGCTGGCGCCGCGCGGGCGGCTGGTGTTCACCGTGCCGTCGCCGGCCTTCGCCGAGCGGATTCGCCATGGACCCGGCGGTGAGGCCGCCCTTCAAGCGACGAACGACCGGCTGGGCCACTTCCACTACCGCTCGCTCGACGAGTGGGCCGGGCTGCTGGCCGAATGCGGCCTCGACATCGTCGGCACCGGCGGACACCTGCCCGCTCGCACGCAACGCGCCTGGCAGCGCCTGGACGCGCTGATGACGCATCGGCTGGGCCGGCGCCGCATCCTGGATATCTTTCGGGCGCTGCACCGCCGCCGGCTCGTGCACCGCGGCGCGTGGATTGCCGCATGGACCGCCATGCTCTGGCGCCCCTTCCGTCGGCCGGTGGACGATCCCGGCGGCTACCTGATCGTGGCCCAAGCGCCCGACGGCGCCGCCGGGCCCTAGCATGCCGGCACGCGATCGTCCGCGAGTCCTCCACCTGTCGCCGACGTGGTTCGGGGAGATCTCGGTCATCGGCGGAGGCGAGCGCTTTCCCCTCGAACTCGCGCGCGCCATGCGGGGACGAGTGCCGACCCGCCTCGTCGCCTTCGGTGGGCCGCCCACAACGGCCGATGCCGGCGGATTTCCCATCGAGGTGGCCCGCACCTGGCGCCACTTGCGGGGCCGCCCGTACGACGCCATCGGTCCGGGCTTCATTCCCGCCCTCTTGTGGGCCGATGTCGTTCACTGCCACCAGGCACGTACCGGGCTGACGGCGCTGGCGACACTGCTGGCGCGCCCGCTCGGGAAGCGCGTGTTCGTCACGGATCACGGAGGCGGCGGCGTCGGGTGGCTACGTCGCGCTCGCCTGGGGCGCTGGGTCCACGCCCACCTGGCGCAGAGCCGGTTCGTGGTGGACACACTGCCGTACACGGGCCGTCGCACGGCGATCGTCCACGGTGGGGTCGACCCGCAGGTATTCGCGCCATCGGCGGCCAAGGCTCGCGGCGAGGTGGTGTTTGTGGGCCGCCTGCTGCCGCACAAGGGGATCGAGCACGCAATTCGCGCGCTGCCCGACGATGCCCATCTCGGCGTGTACGGTCGGCCGGCCGATCCCGATTACGCCGCGTTCCTGCGGCGCGAGGCCGAGGGCCGCGCGGTTACCTTTCATGAAGACGCCGACGACCGAGAGCTCGTACAGGCGCTCAGCCGCGCCTGCGTGGCGGTGATGCCCTCGGTGTTCGAGGACTTTCGCGGCCGCCACCAGGAGCATCCGGAGCTGCTCGGGCTGGCCGCGCTGGAGGCCATGGCGTGCGGCACGGCCGTGGTGGTCTCACAGGCGGGCGGGCTGCCCGAGGTCGTCGATCCGTCCTACGGGGCCGTGGCGCCGCCGGGCGATGCGGCGGCGCTTCGCGCGGCCCTGCTGCCGTTCACGTCAAATCCCGACCACGCGGCGGCCTGCGGCGCGCGCGCCCGCGAGCGGGCGCTGCGCGACTTCACCTGGAGCGCCGTCGCCCACCGGTGCCTGGCCGCCTACGGCTACGGTCCGGTCCCCTCTCCAACGAAAGAGTCCATCGAATAACCGGGCGAGGGCGGTTCGCGAACCGCCCTACATGACGGTTTAGAGGTTCAGCGATCGGTGGATTCCCGCCTTCGCGGGAATGACGGAGGGGGCGGCGGGAAAGGCGAAGAGGGTTGGATCGCCCTCGGACTGACCCCCATCCTAGCCTTCCCCCTTCCAGGGGGAAGGGATTGAATCAGGTCCCTGCTAGATATCCGCCACCGCGCCGTCGGCGTACACGTCGGAGCCGAACTCCAGCTCGTGCGGCGGGTTCGCCGCGATGAAGGCTTCATCCAACTCAACGCCAAGCCCGGGAGCCTCCGGCAACGCGAAGTGCCCGTCGGCGAAGGCCAGCGGTTCCTGCAAGACGCTCTCGAAGTAGGGCGGCTTACGCGCATACTCGAGGATCAGGAAGTTCGGCGTCGCCGCCGCCAGTTGGATATTCGCCGCCGTGGCCACGGGGCCGTTGGGATTGTGCGGCGCCATGGCGATGTAGTGCGTTTCGGCGTGCGCGGCGATGCGGCGCAGCTCGGAGATGCCGCCCGCGTAGCAGATGTCGGGCTGGACCACGTGCACGGCGCGTGATTCGATCAGCTCGCGGAACCCCCAGCGCGTATACAGCCGCTCGCCGGTCGCGCAGGGCACTTCGGGCACCGCGGCCGTCACCTGCGCGTAGGCCGGGACGTTGTCCGGCGGGATCAGCTCCTCCGCGAACAGCAGGTCCTGGTCGCGGACTCCGTGAAGGAAGCGGGCGGCCGCCGCCGGCGAGAGTCGCCCGTGAAAGTCGATCATCAGATCGAGCTCGGGACCCGCCGCGGCTCGAACGGCCGCCACCAACTCCACGGCGGCCTTGGCCAGGGCGAACTCGTTGAATCCGCCGTCGAGGTGCGGCGGCGCGATCTTGAACGCCGTGAAGCCCTGTCGCTGGGCGTCCAGCACCTGGTCGATTTCCGAGCCTCCCAGGTCGGCCCGGGCGTAGGCGCGGACGCGATCGCGCACCGGGCCGCCGAGCATGCGGTACACGGGCAGCCCGGCGGC
It contains:
- a CDS encoding glycosyltransferase family 4 protein, which encodes MPARDRPRVLHLSPTWFGEISVIGGGERFPLELARAMRGRVPTRLVAFGGPPTTADAGGFPIEVARTWRHLRGRPYDAIGPGFIPALLWADVVHCHQARTGLTALATLLARPLGKRVFVTDHGGGGVGWLRRARLGRWVHAHLAQSRFVVDTLPYTGRRTAIVHGGVDPQVFAPSAAKARGEVVFVGRLLPHKGIEHAIRALPDDAHLGVYGRPADPDYAAFLRREAEGRAVTFHEDADDRELVQALSRACVAVMPSVFEDFRGRHQEHPELLGLAALEAMACGTAVVVSQAGGLPEVVDPSYGAVAPPGDAAALRAALLPFTSNPDHAAACGARARERALRDFTWSAVAHRCLAAYGYGPVPSPTKESIE
- a CDS encoding glycosyltransferase; translated protein: MRLIFLANARIPSEKAHPLQIMHMAEAFAAQGLEVLLLHARRANMDAMQRVKDPFAYFGVERAFGLIGLPCIDLIKRVTVDWPALSRRPIPLLAHLIQLATFTLSALVLMRRLRGDVVYSRDLFPLTLTTLRRGAGVRTCFECHTLPRSAPSQRLHLWAARRVDRIVVISSALRRWYLERGLPPERVLVAHDAAPAAAFDLEPRATARQALNLAPDAPLVCYVGHLYAWKGVDTLIAATAKLPESVQVAIVGGVPPDLDRVRRLAGTRRNVRTTGHRPPAEARRYLAAADVAVIPFSGRTLIAREHTSPLKMFEYMAAGVPIVASDLPSLREVLRHEHNALLVPADDNAALAAAIERLLSDHELAARLARTARNEVADCTWNRRAARIVEFLDLPQPA
- a CDS encoding glycosyltransferase, producing the protein MRVLLIGPEWDTGLWAEYCGAGLEAGGHEVASLLYGRDLARPVGLWGRVRRRLAGPHRFHIGRVLEAMRRDNLRVLDAAVRHRPDLTVVLKGEVLLPETVERLRDLTSGPVVQWCGDDPSWFPHIMAAAHLYDRFFLAEPSYSADLARHRVGAEFMTHAADPDTWGPAPDEAQDPPEWDVVFVGDSRHNMGHLPSTRLRVDLVEAAARSGLRVAVWGRGWEKLDADSPARQRHEALTLLPAAAVAQTYRRAKIALNAHHAQMREGLNMRTFEIPAAGAFQLCDAKTRLGELLEIGHEVAVYDGVDDMVDQLHRYAGDDAARARIAEAGRRRVLRDHTYTVRMAQLVARSHGEPAA
- a CDS encoding methyltransferase domain-containing protein; translated protein: MPAGSPSPLPTALAERSDRELLRLAIEAHLHQPAIALWRATEFAMLREVEFGAPVLDLGCGGGTVAGVVLHDHWPRDGLELLTSEARAARALGVYRGVIRSDATRAPLVAGAYATVFSQSVLEHIPDDRAAVREAARALAPRGRLVFTVPSPAFAERIRHGPGGEAALQATNDRLGHFHYRSLDEWAGLLAECGLDIVGTGGHLPARTQRAWQRLDALMTHRLGRRRILDIFRALHRRRLVHRGAWIAAWTAMLWRPFRRPVDDPGGYLIVAQAPDGAAGP
- the dgoD gene encoding galactonate dehydratase; the encoded protein is MRITDIQTMHSGAPAAPGARLNRVWTFVRIETDSGIHGIGECSLFKVNQAVAEVVERFGTFLVGQDPTRVEYLWQQMYRHPFFRGGPILNAAISGIDMALWDIAGKAAGLPVYRMLGGPVRDRVRAYARADLGGSEIDQVLDAQRQGFTAFKIAPPHLDGGFNEFALAKAAVELVAAVRAAAGPELDLMIDFHGRLSPAAAARFLHGVRDQDLLFAEELIPPDNVPAYAQVTAAVPEVPCATGERLYTRWGFRELIESRAVHVVQPDICYAGGISELRRIAAHAETHYIAMAPHNPNGPVATAANIQLAAATPNFLILEYARKPPYFESVLQEPLAFADGHFALPEAPGLGVELDEAFIAANPPHELEFGSDVYADGAVADI
- a CDS encoding glycosyltransferase family 4 protein, with translation MKLAIVADELDPSNGWGRYAGELARGLIAAGVDVRLVTPGGAMPDDLRAHPDHAPIPSFRAGTPHFARLLARTIRPLWSALRGVDAVHCMVEPYAPAVALAAGLRPLFVSLVGTYSVPSSRVWLESHMLRLAMRRARRLIAISRYTEQRVRRDTGFSHSTVVPLAVRADEFAVPDPPPAREAGLVLAVGEPKPRKGFDVALEAFAGVRARLPQSRFVIVGPYAPRSSFVARLRERIRGLGLEDDVVLTGAVSHDELVRWYARASVVVMPYRSVGRDFEGFGLVLLEAGACGAPVISSLDSPAEEIVAHGETGLLVAPGDVTALEAAMLEVLTSADERRRLGEGGRAHATTMTWERSTAQLIDVYEQTISRSIRQGS
- a CDS encoding oligosaccharide flippase family protein, yielding MTAEAPQRESSSTLGERAVRGVVALGVREGGMKLVSFTGDIALYRLLTTADFGVVVPIAFLAGIIKQFTDVGLHPSVIQRRDDPSRSDLRAVFTLHLGLVTLAAAIVVFAGPPMLTEWIGVDADPWMIRIFGISIWLSAFRLVPAALLERHLRFGRLAAADIAGTVWYFSAGIGFAIGAFEAWSLIIAHVGASIVSTLAVVVARPWAPIPTWRPAGLRSYLRFGAQFQGARLALMAKDSLIPLLSPRTVGVDGTGLLSWADKIASQPLTLTQLVSRVTLPTFARMQDDMERVRRGAELTLKWNAIVTLPAFAAVIAFAPEIAIYIYSEQWLPAIPALYALAASAVLVPINGLLTPILAALGRTRVILVIAIVWAVAAWALAIGLSTAGLELLAIPIALAATQFAAALVLLPLARDVFDFRLLRHLVRPLAAAVLAGAFGRLVMLPLLTDWVLLIQGGIVVVLLYAGLIYLMDRETIRYEVGLLFRRREPDPGKGS
- a CDS encoding glycosyltransferase family 1 protein; its protein translation is MRAAVNLRNANLMVTDGHGESMRSLARALVETAESHRLDLLMDAPSRYPGFDGPNARIRVLRPFRFGNRLLTQAFSGDPWYRARVPLARAWRAADVYFQSAHEPPPFVSGPPHVAMVHDVAFMRPGAEAYFDAPTRDYLDRWTASSIHRADRILAVSDWVRDEVVRIYGFPAERVDVAPHGVDGDRFRADIDPQSVSDSLSRLGIQTPYVLFLGTLQPRKNLGTLARAYVEARRRGLEHSLVLAGVPGWRYADVAADLERLSGEGIQITGAVDAPDLPALVAGASAFVSVAIDEGFGMPVLEAMASGVPVVATNQGGLANAAGDAGMTVDPHQPDAIAEALLQVTGDDRLREDLRSRGLARAAEFTWTRTARRAWKSLEQACASS